The Methanolacinia petrolearia DSM 11571 genome has a segment encoding these proteins:
- a CDS encoding carboxymuconolactone decarboxylase family protein — MDNDTEEVIQDFLSHSDQIGESLYAEFNEIFGLVPFIFTAISERQKPFVFNSLGDLYTSRPESLDPKTAEIATIAAAAACGADKCLGVHIKAALRAGVTRDQILDTILIGAMINRTRSLAVSLKVFESSAGKAEDQKP; from the coding sequence ATGGATAACGATACGGAAGAGGTAATCCAGGACTTTCTAAGCCACTCGGATCAGATAGGCGAAAGCCTCTATGCAGAGTTCAACGAAATATTCGGACTGGTTCCGTTCATCTTCACCGCAATCAGCGAAAGGCAGAAGCCGTTCGTATTCAACAGTCTTGGCGACCTTTACACGAGCAGGCCCGAGAGCCTCGACCCGAAAACGGCGGAGATCGCGACGATCGCGGCTGCAGCAGCATGCGGTGCAGACAAATGCCTTGGCGTCCATATAAAAGCAGCTCTCAGGGCAGGCGTAACAAGGGACCAGATCCTCGACACCATACTCATAGGCGCAATGATCAACAGGACACGCAGCCTTGCGGTATCGCTTAAAGTCTTTGAAAGCAGCGCCGGAAAAGCGGAAGATCAAAAACCCTGA
- a CDS encoding homocitrate synthase family protein, with product MKQLNVEICDVTLRDGEQTPGVSFTCQEKVNIARKLDEIGVEVIEAGFPNISEQERACVKTVKGLGLDARICCLARAVREDVDAAIDCDVDLVSIFFATSDLHIRIKYKKSREEMLEQALGMVDYAVDHGLNVRFSAEEGSRTDTEFLKEMFRQGAERKAAYSSFADTVGCMTPLEIFNIVTELKAGLKNPLCVHCHNDMGFASANTFTAAQAGAFQLHTTVNGIGERAGNASLEEVLVALRMKNGIERYDLTKLQEISKMVEEYSGIKVAKTKAVVGEHAFAHESGIHIAAILEDPATYEYFMPEMVGGERHFVLGKHTGRKALAHVVSTLGCELSPAESDWVLEQIKERSAGKCSITPEMLLNLIKRSKECA from the coding sequence ATGAAGCAGTTAAATGTTGAGATATGCGACGTCACGCTGAGGGACGGGGAGCAGACCCCCGGAGTATCGTTCACCTGCCAGGAGAAGGTGAACATCGCCCGGAAGCTGGACGAGATCGGAGTGGAGGTGATCGAGGCGGGATTCCCGAACATCTCAGAACAGGAACGAGCGTGCGTGAAGACGGTAAAGGGCCTCGGGCTCGATGCAAGGATCTGCTGCCTTGCACGGGCGGTCCGCGAGGATGTCGATGCAGCAATAGACTGCGACGTCGATCTCGTGAGCATCTTCTTCGCTACATCCGATCTCCACATCAGGATCAAATACAAAAAATCACGCGAGGAGATGCTCGAACAGGCGCTCGGGATGGTCGATTACGCGGTCGACCACGGGCTGAACGTGCGATTCTCGGCGGAGGAAGGGTCGAGGACGGATACGGAGTTTTTGAAGGAGATGTTCAGGCAGGGTGCGGAGAGAAAGGCGGCATACTCCAGCTTCGCAGATACGGTCGGGTGCATGACGCCGCTGGAGATCTTCAACATCGTGACCGAATTGAAGGCCGGACTGAAGAACCCGCTCTGCGTCCACTGCCACAACGATATGGGTTTTGCCAGTGCGAACACGTTCACTGCGGCACAGGCGGGGGCGTTCCAGCTCCACACGACGGTCAACGGGATCGGCGAGAGGGCGGGGAACGCAAGCCTCGAAGAGGTGCTCGTCGCCCTGAGGATGAAGAACGGCATCGAAAGATACGACCTCACAAAGCTACAGGAGATCTCGAAGATGGTCGAAGAGTATTCGGGAATTAAGGTCGCAAAGACGAAGGCTGTCGTCGGCGAGCATGCATTCGCACACGAGAGCGGCATCCACATCGCCGCGATACTCGAAGACCCGGCGACATACGAGTACTTCATGCCCGAGATGGTCGGCGGCGAAAGACATTTCGTCCTCGGGAAGCACACGGGCAGGAAGGCTCTCGCACATGTCGTAAGCACCCTCGGCTGCGAACTCTCCCCGGCGGAGTCCGACTGGGTTCTCGAGCAGATCAAGGAGCGAAGTGCGGGGAAATGTTCTATCACTCCCGAGATGCTTCTGAATCTCATCAAAAGATCGAAGGAGTGTGCCTGA
- a CDS encoding thiamine pyrophosphate-dependent enzyme, giving the protein MAMKTMTGEDLIAASVAVSADMVYTVPGYPVTSLGDKTGAEFVINEKTALEYAIGDSLAGKRSVVIVKNAGMNALADPLVITTTQGLKKGVLVIAGDDTEAKGSQNRQDSRYYAEVAEVPLIEPDEKSLHCAVEFGLSASEKYSRIAILRVTPRILDVEVKGIVVPAERGDGSGSLADPALTMKGRSQNADNITRKMFANSKSPVIYPPAIHPDRDRKPDETGRQFIADHRTATPPPFTKEPETMASRGFSRGLCPNCPYRPLFDTIAASGRETICDTGCSLLAKNPPYNFGIANYGLGSSVAVAAKSTGLALLGDYAVLHSGLNSLIDIWQKSLPILCVVLVNRRAAMTGMKAVADIAPYLGWAKPVRLDCGGGSMEIIAEKLGEKREKPEIILVYGQCPEGESHEAVKC; this is encoded by the coding sequence ATGGCGATGAAGACAATGACCGGCGAAGACCTCATCGCCGCCTCGGTTGCGGTCTCGGCCGATATGGTGTATACCGTCCCCGGCTACCCCGTGACGTCACTCGGGGACAAGACAGGAGCGGAGTTCGTGATCAACGAGAAGACCGCACTCGAGTACGCGATTGGGGACTCGCTCGCGGGAAAGAGATCGGTCGTTATCGTCAAGAACGCCGGGATGAACGCTCTCGCCGACCCGCTCGTAATTACCACGACACAGGGACTGAAGAAAGGCGTCCTCGTCATCGCCGGCGACGATACGGAGGCGAAGGGCTCCCAGAACAGGCAGGACTCAAGGTATTACGCGGAAGTTGCCGAGGTTCCTCTAATCGAACCCGACGAAAAAAGCCTGCACTGTGCGGTTGAATTCGGGCTCTCGGCCTCGGAGAAATATTCGAGGATCGCAATTCTCAGGGTGACACCCCGCATCCTGGATGTCGAAGTTAAGGGAATTGTAGTTCCGGCGGAGCGAGGGGACGGATCAGGCAGCCTCGCTGACCCGGCCCTGACAATGAAAGGCCGCTCACAGAACGCCGACAATATCACACGGAAGATGTTCGCGAACTCGAAGTCCCCGGTGATCTATCCGCCAGCGATCCACCCGGACAGGGATCGCAAACCAGATGAAACCGGAAGGCAGTTCATCGCAGACCACAGGACCGCAACTCCCCCTCCCTTTACCAAAGAGCCGGAGACGATGGCGTCGAGGGGATTTTCACGCGGACTCTGCCCGAACTGCCCCTACAGACCGCTCTTCGATACGATCGCCGCGAGCGGAAGAGAGACGATCTGCGATACCGGATGCTCGCTGCTCGCAAAGAATCCGCCCTACAACTTCGGCATCGCCAACTACGGGCTCGGGTCTTCCGTCGCGGTCGCGGCGAAGAGCACCGGCCTTGCACTACTCGGCGATTACGCCGTGCTTCATTCGGGGCTGAACTCCCTGATCGACATCTGGCAGAAGAGCCTCCCGATTCTCTGCGTAGTTCTCGTCAACCGGAGAGCAGCGATGACAGGGATGAAGGCCGTCGCAGACATCGCCCCGTATCTCGGGTGGGCGAAGCCTGTCCGGCTGGACTGCGGGGGCGGGTCGATGGAGATCATCGCGGAGAAGCTTGGAGAGAAGAGAGAAAAGCCGGAGATTATTCTGGTCTACGGGCAGTGCCCGGAAGGAGAGAGTCATGAAGCAGTTAAATGTTGA
- a CDS encoding aconitase/3-isopropylmalate dehydratase large subunit family protein: MATLSERLLGSPEGSFTDLELSRAYAHDGTGLQALLSFLRMQTKVRSPEKISIIYDHIVPANNSETANLQHELRDFSKEAGFDFRDIGEGICHQVMSEGVCLPGEVVVGADSHTCTLGAFGAFATGVGATDMAAIWATGETWFRVPQTTGVILEGRLKGHAEPKDVALTYVTRLGMDGATYRAIEFTGEGAATTAMEGRLTICNMAIEAGAKAGLFYSDEKTVSYLAEFGKDADRQEPEDCTYADELYLDLDDIVPSISAPHRVDNAVPVDKYEGTPLDQVFVGTCTNGRYEDLKRFADIVRGKKVAVRTIVVPASKTALQKCIETGVLSDIVAAGCSIGTPGCGPCLGAHMGVLGEGEVGLSTANRNFKNRMGVGAEYYLCSPSTAAASALKGEIASPEEKR, from the coding sequence ATGGCGACATTATCGGAAAGACTGCTGGGGTCCCCCGAAGGCTCCTTCACGGATCTTGAACTTAGCAGGGCGTATGCTCATGACGGAACCGGCCTCCAGGCACTTTTATCCTTCCTCCGGATGCAGACGAAGGTCCGTTCCCCGGAAAAGATCTCTATAATATACGATCACATCGTCCCGGCGAACAACAGCGAGACGGCGAACCTCCAGCACGAGCTCAGGGATTTTTCAAAGGAGGCGGGTTTCGACTTCCGCGATATCGGCGAAGGGATCTGCCACCAGGTGATGAGCGAAGGGGTGTGCCTCCCCGGGGAGGTCGTCGTAGGTGCGGATTCGCACACCTGCACCCTCGGGGCTTTCGGGGCCTTTGCGACCGGTGTCGGTGCGACGGACATGGCTGCGATCTGGGCGACTGGCGAGACATGGTTCAGGGTCCCGCAGACGACAGGCGTCATCCTCGAAGGCAGGCTGAAAGGACATGCCGAACCGAAGGATGTCGCACTGACCTACGTGACCCGTCTCGGGATGGACGGTGCGACCTACAGGGCGATCGAGTTCACAGGCGAAGGAGCCGCAACGACCGCGATGGAAGGGAGGCTAACGATCTGCAACATGGCGATCGAGGCCGGTGCGAAGGCGGGACTCTTCTATTCGGATGAAAAAACGGTATCGTACCTTGCCGAGTTCGGGAAAGACGCGGACCGGCAGGAGCCTGAGGACTGCACATATGCCGACGAACTCTACCTCGATCTCGACGATATCGTCCCGTCGATCTCCGCCCCGCACAGGGTGGACAACGCGGTCCCGGTCGACAAATACGAGGGAACGCCTCTCGACCAGGTATTCGTCGGGACGTGCACGAACGGACGTTACGAAGATCTCAAACGTTTCGCGGATATCGTCAGGGGAAAGAAGGTCGCCGTAAGAACAATCGTCGTCCCTGCGTCGAAGACCGCCCTCCAAAAATGCATAGAGACTGGCGTTCTTTCGGATATCGTCGCAGCAGGCTGTTCGATCGGAACGCCGGGATGCGGCCCGTGCCTCGGTGCACATATGGGTGTGCTCGGCGAAGGAGAGGTCGGCCTCTCGACGGCGAACAGGAACTTCAAGAACAGGATGGGTGTCGGTGCAGAGTATTACCTCTGCTCTCCCTCGACCGCCGCTGCGAGTGCACTGAAAGGCGAGATCGCGAGCCCGGAGGAGAAGAGGTGA
- the mmp11 gene encoding methanogenesis marker protein 11: MANISDSPYTISYPEIIAVAPGDGSEVELIERFDCTGGAMWVGHHYIKSPLVRSARVVGSTQRFMLKPGCVDLELEGSYFPAGISAVELNDSEIGISYLGMGGGGVGASVCRASAKGVLRADTDPSGGGKIAGTRLWLPRRERVIIGIDDTDTSEEGATWTLAHNISKAVEDEHSRYLSHTIVQLFPVPYRTKNCVALACEFATDRPEQLIDSFRKLVGKYTLSDETGLAVFRGFDPSPLEEYGKSVKAGEVTMADLDKIRKYLDIRIEGRGIIGAAAAIPYYTRYEEALSI; encoded by the coding sequence ATGGCGAACATCTCTGATTCACCATACACGATATCATATCCTGAAATTATAGCCGTAGCCCCGGGAGACGGGAGCGAGGTCGAACTGATAGAGAGGTTCGACTGCACCGGCGGGGCGATGTGGGTCGGACATCACTACATCAAAAGCCCGCTTGTAAGATCGGCACGGGTCGTCGGAAGCACCCAGAGATTCATGCTGAAGCCCGGCTGTGTCGACCTCGAACTCGAGGGGTCATACTTCCCGGCGGGAATATCGGCCGTCGAACTGAACGACAGCGAGATCGGAATCTCATATCTCGGAATGGGCGGAGGAGGAGTAGGGGCCTCGGTCTGCCGTGCATCTGCAAAGGGCGTTCTCAGGGCGGACACAGATCCCTCGGGCGGAGGAAAGATCGCCGGAACAAGGCTCTGGCTGCCGAGAAGGGAGAGGGTTATCATCGGAATCGACGATACCGACACATCGGAGGAGGGTGCGACATGGACTCTCGCCCACAACATATCGAAGGCGGTCGAAGACGAGCATTCGAGATATCTCTCCCACACGATTGTACAACTCTTCCCCGTTCCCTACAGGACAAAGAACTGTGTGGCACTCGCATGCGAGTTCGCCACCGACAGGCCGGAGCAGTTGATCGATTCCTTCCGGAAACTTGTCGGGAAGTACACGCTCTCCGACGAAACGGGCCTTGCAGTCTTCAGGGGATTCGACCCGTCTCCGCTCGAAGAATACGGTAAGTCCGTCAAGGCGGGAGAGGTCACCATGGCCGATCTCGATAAGATACGGAAATATCTCGATATCAGGATCGAAGGCCGCGGGATAATCGGCGCCGCTGCTGCCATCCCGTATTACACCCGCTACGAGGAGGCGCTCAGCATATGA
- a CDS encoding 4Fe-4S binding protein, whose protein sequence is MNTLFPKYSHRKEGNLTIMEQRLLKQVNHLVFDLDNCTGCGICVDACPEEAIVLGPVGAVRRGAIQYGEAVSVDEKKCSYCGVCVVMCPFNAMSLRIDGEEKLPIIEREGFPTYDPVRAIDDEKCILCTTCKDVCPRTPEKAILRDVPAFEGTDAAGLKKAEAIHANITFDCDEEKCTVCGLCGDVCAALTVKKKPFSPEIGKVRGEVKWTQKLCDGCGVCSEICPSDAITVTREEAVQEKRGKVSITGDCITCRWCAVNCPTEAITVEKLFEGDIEFHTEKCPGGCSTCVEICPANAIYLPSPKNPADMHGEVEAKIGVNKDFCILCGVCVNACPGEDIIVLKRTGIRMKGKETDLFKTIKDKLLRPRTSKVREGDFGKVELKTAE, encoded by the coding sequence ATGAATACGCTTTTTCCAAAATATTCGCACAGGAAAGAGGGAAACCTCACAATAATGGAGCAGAGGCTCTTAAAACAGGTCAATCATCTTGTATTCGACCTGGACAACTGCACCGGCTGCGGAATCTGCGTTGACGCCTGCCCTGAAGAGGCTATAGTTCTCGGTCCCGTCGGAGCGGTCAGGAGAGGTGCGATTCAGTATGGCGAGGCCGTAAGCGTTGATGAAAAGAAGTGCTCATACTGCGGTGTATGTGTCGTAATGTGCCCGTTCAACGCGATGAGTCTCAGGATCGACGGTGAGGAGAAGCTCCCGATCATCGAGAGGGAGGGATTTCCTACATATGATCCCGTCAGGGCGATCGACGACGAGAAATGCATACTCTGCACGACATGCAAAGATGTGTGCCCGCGGACGCCCGAGAAGGCAATCCTGCGTGATGTCCCTGCATTCGAAGGAACCGACGCCGCCGGCCTGAAGAAAGCCGAGGCCATTCATGCAAATATAACCTTCGACTGCGATGAAGAGAAGTGTACGGTCTGCGGACTGTGCGGAGACGTATGTGCGGCACTGACTGTCAAGAAGAAGCCGTTCTCACCCGAGATAGGAAAGGTCCGGGGAGAGGTTAAGTGGACGCAGAAACTCTGCGACGGCTGCGGTGTCTGTTCCGAGATCTGCCCTTCGGATGCAATTACAGTCACACGCGAAGAGGCGGTCCAGGAGAAGAGAGGGAAGGTCAGCATCACCGGGGACTGCATCACGTGCCGCTGGTGCGCCGTGAACTGCCCGACCGAAGCGATTACTGTCGAGAAACTCTTCGAAGGAGACATAGAGTTCCATACCGAGAAGTGTCCCGGAGGCTGTTCGACATGTGTCGAGATCTGCCCGGCCAATGCGATATACCTGCCAAGCCCGAAGAATCCCGCCGATATGCACGGGGAGGTTGAAGCAAAGATTGGTGTCAACAAGGACTTCTGTATCCTTTGCGGTGTCTGTGTTAACGCTTGCCCCGGTGAGGACATCATCGTCCTGAAAAGGACTGGCATCCGTATGAAGGGCAAGGAGACGGACCTCTTTAAGACAATCAAGGATAAGCTGCTTCGGCCGCGTACTTCCAAGGTCAGGGAAGGGGACTTTGGTAAGGTTGAGCTGAAGACCGCAGAATGA
- a CDS encoding radical SAM protein — MNRTGLKAALLEAGTARITGMPVDLSDGSHAGPGAGGTGSVFFSFDGLRVRLSIDENSRVTIEHLGDGKAVLRFGDIVQEGFLEPAALHCPRQAYITISEGCIFRCRYCNVPSQTQKIKTPEEVISMIEKVADYIDCISITSGVIGSPGEDEERVLEIIRRVKRFSLPVGVSTYPLPGTPGRLHDLGVTEVKFNLEAATPELFSEMCPGQDRNLIVSALKDSVVLFGKNHVFSNVILGLGETDDEMKACIKELCEAGIIPVIRPLNPKSDLRDFPRPSAERIMSIFEYHKARLEENGLDPKKALTMCVACTGCDLTPGRDE, encoded by the coding sequence ATGAACAGGACCGGACTCAAGGCCGCACTGCTGGAGGCAGGAACCGCGAGGATCACAGGCATGCCGGTCGATCTTTCGGACGGCTCGCATGCAGGCCCCGGTGCAGGCGGCACGGGTTCGGTTTTTTTTTCGTTTGACGGATTACGCGTCAGACTTTCAATAGATGAAAACAGCAGGGTAACGATCGAGCACCTCGGCGACGGGAAGGCGGTCCTGAGGTTCGGCGACATTGTTCAGGAAGGATTTCTCGAACCGGCGGCACTCCACTGCCCCCGGCAGGCCTACATAACGATAAGCGAAGGGTGCATCTTCAGGTGCCGGTACTGCAACGTCCCGTCGCAGACACAGAAGATCAAGACCCCGGAAGAGGTGATATCGATGATCGAAAAGGTCGCAGACTATATCGACTGCATCTCCATAACCTCCGGCGTCATCGGGTCTCCGGGAGAAGACGAGGAAAGGGTTCTTGAAATCATCAGGAGGGTTAAAAGATTCAGTCTCCCGGTCGGGGTCTCGACCTATCCTCTGCCGGGAACGCCCGGAAGGCTCCATGATCTCGGTGTCACGGAGGTCAAATTCAATCTTGAGGCTGCAACACCCGAACTCTTTTCAGAGATGTGTCCCGGTCAGGACAGGAACCTGATCGTCTCTGCACTGAAGGATTCAGTTGTTCTTTTCGGGAAGAACCATGTCTTTTCAAATGTTATCCTCGGCCTCGGGGAGACCGACGACGAGATGAAGGCCTGCATAAAGGAACTCTGTGAAGCGGGAATCATCCCGGTGATCAGGCCGCTGAACCCGAAATCCGATCTCAGGGATTTCCCCCGTCCCTCGGCGGAACGTATCATGAGCATCTTCGAATACCATAAAGCCAGGCTCGAAGAGAACGGCCTCGACCCGAAGAAAGCATTGACGATGTGCGTAGCATGCACGGGCTGCGATCTCACTCCCGGGAGGGATGAGTGA
- the fhcD gene encoding formylmethanofuran--tetrahydromethanopterin N-formyltransferase: MELNGVQIEDEFAEAFPNWACRVIITAITEKWALQAATEATGFATSAIGCPCEAGIERILPASETPDGRPGVAVLFFAGGKKKLKEQVVERLAECVLTQPTTAVFDGMPEAEERIDVKLHFFGDGYEYQKEVGGRNCWAIPIMNGEYIGEENFGIVKGIAGGNFFIMGENIPAALMAADAAVAAIRNVPGCMCSFPIVASGSKVGSNKYKFMAASTNEKYCPTIRDRVEDTKVPEGVKAVYEIVIDGIDEAAIKASTKAGIEAAVKIPGIKLITAGNFGGNLGPYQFKLYEIL; encoded by the coding sequence ATGGAACTTAACGGAGTTCAAATCGAAGACGAATTCGCAGAGGCATTCCCCAACTGGGCATGCAGGGTAATTATTACGGCAATAACCGAAAAATGGGCGCTCCAGGCGGCGACAGAAGCGACAGGTTTTGCAACCTCGGCAATCGGCTGCCCCTGTGAGGCTGGAATCGAAAGAATCCTCCCGGCATCAGAGACACCCGACGGAAGGCCGGGAGTGGCCGTCCTGTTCTTTGCAGGCGGAAAGAAGAAGCTGAAGGAGCAGGTAGTCGAGCGCCTTGCAGAGTGTGTCCTCACGCAACCCACAACGGCTGTATTCGACGGCATGCCAGAGGCGGAAGAGAGGATCGATGTAAAGCTCCACTTCTTCGGCGACGGATACGAATACCAGAAGGAAGTCGGCGGACGCAACTGCTGGGCGATACCCATCATGAACGGCGAGTACATCGGCGAAGAGAACTTCGGAATCGTTAAGGGAATTGCAGGAGGCAACTTCTTCATAATGGGCGAGAACATCCCCGCCGCACTCATGGCCGCAGACGCCGCCGTAGCTGCAATAAGGAATGTCCCCGGATGCATGTGTTCCTTCCCCATCGTCGCATCGGGCTCGAAGGTCGGATCGAACAAGTACAAGTTCATGGCGGCATCGACAAACGAGAAGTATTGCCCCACAATCCGCGACAGGGTAGAGGACACAAAGGTGCCCGAGGGCGTAAAGGCGGTCTACGAGATCGTCATCGACGGTATCGACGAAGCAGCCATTAAAGCTTCAACAAAAGCAGGAATCGAGGCAGCAGTAAAGATTCCGGGAATCAAACTCATCACCGCAGGAAACTTCGGCGGAAACCTCGGCCCGTACCAGTTCAAACTCTACGAAATCCTTTAA
- a CDS encoding CoB--CoM heterodisulfide reductase iron-sulfur subunit A family protein: MSENQEPRIGVFICHCGTNIAGSIDIQAVKDYATTLPNVIVADEYQYMCSTPGQTKIIDAIKEHNLTGIVVAACSPRLHEPTFRVATAEGGLNKFRFEMANIREHNSWVHMHDWDLATSKAKDQVRIAVAKARLLEDLEPKEVPVEHAAMVVGAGVGGIQAALDLANAGIKTYLVEQTPTIGGRMSQLDKTFPTLDCSQCILTPKMVDAGRHPNIILRTYHEVENVEGYIGNFEITLRKKARGTRNEAEMKADGITGSGCNGCGDCATVCPVIKPNPFEFGMAPRKAIYIYHAQVMPLQYTIDYDACVKCGLCVDACGVEKNAIDLNMVDTFEKIKVGCCILATGYDLIPIEDKKEWGYKRYENVITGLEFERLICASGPTGGHMIRPSDGATPMKVGFVLCAGSRDNTGGVGKPYCSRFCCMYSLKHAHQLMEKIPGCQPYLFYMDIRSFGKMYEEFYYRIQNEGAKFVRGRVAELLEDPNTKNVIVKTEDTLLGRPVSIECDLVVLAAAIQPKPDAEPIRQMFGISKSQDGWYLEAHPKLNPCGTTTAGIFLAGVCQGPKDIPDTVAQAEGAASAASIPIHQGKVQLEPYFAQCMEDLCAGCGMCVPQCPYGALSLTEKNGRQVMQVTEAKCKGCGTCGGFCPGGAIKMQHFTTPQICAQIDAFLLGGLGGEE; the protein is encoded by the coding sequence ATGTCTGAAAATCAGGAACCAAGAATCGGTGTATTCATCTGCCACTGCGGAACCAACATCGCAGGCTCGATCGACATCCAGGCAGTCAAGGATTATGCCACGACGCTTCCAAATGTCATCGTTGCAGACGAGTACCAGTATATGTGTTCGACACCCGGCCAGACCAAGATCATCGATGCTATCAAAGAGCACAACCTGACCGGAATCGTTGTCGCAGCATGTTCGCCACGTCTTCACGAGCCCACGTTCAGGGTTGCAACTGCGGAAGGAGGCCTCAACAAGTTCCGCTTCGAGATGGCCAACATCCGTGAGCACAATTCGTGGGTTCACATGCACGACTGGGACCTTGCGACCAGCAAGGCCAAGGACCAGGTAAGAATCGCAGTCGCCAAGGCAAGGCTGCTTGAAGACCTCGAGCCCAAGGAAGTGCCTGTGGAGCACGCCGCAATGGTCGTCGGTGCAGGTGTCGGCGGTATCCAGGCCGCCCTCGACCTTGCGAACGCCGGCATCAAGACCTACCTTGTCGAGCAGACCCCTACAATCGGCGGCAGAATGTCGCAGCTCGACAAGACCTTCCCTACACTCGACTGTTCGCAGTGTATCCTTACGCCTAAGATGGTGGACGCAGGCCGTCACCCCAATATTATCCTAAGGACCTATCACGAGGTCGAGAACGTCGAGGGTTACATCGGCAACTTCGAGATCACTCTCAGGAAGAAGGCCCGCGGAACGCGTAACGAGGCCGAGATGAAGGCCGACGGTATCACAGGCTCCGGCTGTAACGGCTGCGGTGACTGTGCCACTGTGTGTCCGGTCATCAAACCTAACCCGTTCGAGTTCGGAATGGCTCCGAGAAAGGCAATCTACATCTACCACGCCCAGGTCATGCCGCTCCAGTACACGATCGACTACGATGCGTGTGTTAAGTGCGGTCTCTGTGTTGACGCGTGCGGTGTCGAGAAGAACGCCATCGACCTTAACATGGTCGATACCTTCGAGAAGATCAAGGTCGGGTGCTGTATCCTTGCAACCGGTTACGATCTCATTCCTATCGAGGACAAGAAGGAATGGGGCTACAAGCGCTACGAGAACGTCATCACCGGTCTCGAGTTCGAGCGCCTGATCTGTGCATCCGGACCTACCGGCGGCCACATGATCCGCCCGTCCGACGGTGCAACGCCGATGAAGGTCGGTTTCGTCCTCTGTGCAGGTTCGCGTGACAACACCGGCGGGGTCGGCAAGCCTTACTGTTCAAGGTTCTGCTGCATGTACTCGCTCAAGCACGCCCACCAGCTGATGGAGAAGATCCCCGGCTGCCAGCCGTATCTGTTCTACATGGATATCCGTTCGTTCGGCAAGATGTACGAGGAGTTCTACTATCGTATCCAGAATGAGGGTGCGAAGTTCGTCCGCGGTCGTGTCGCCGAACTTCTCGAAGATCCGAATACCAAGAACGTCATCGTCAAGACCGAGGACACGCTTCTCGGAAGGCCTGTCAGCATCGAGTGCGACCTCGTCGTCCTTGCGGCTGCAATCCAGCCGAAGCCCGACGCAGAGCCTATCCGCCAGATGTTCGGTATCTCGAAGTCGCAGGACGGCTGGTATCTTGAGGCTCATCCGAAGCTCAACCCCTGCGGAACAACGACTGCAGGTATATTCCTCGCAGGTGTCTGCCAGGGTCCGAAGGACATTCCTGACACGGTTGCCCAGGCCGAGGGAGCAGCGTCCGCTGCAAGTATCCCGATCCACCAGGGCAAGGTTCAGCTCGAACCTTACTTCGCCCAGTGCATGGAGGACCTCTGTGCAGGTTGCGGAATGTGTGTGCCCCAGTGCCCGTACGGTGCACTGTCGCTCACGGAGAAAAACGGTCGCCAGGTCATGCAGGTAACCGAAGCCAAGTGTAAGGGCTGCGGAACCTGCGGAGGTTTCTGCCCCGGCGGAGCTATCAAGATGCAGCACTTCACAACGCCGCAGATCTGCGCACAGATCGATGCGTTCCTTCTTGGCGGCCTTGGAGGTGAAGAGTAA
- a CDS encoding dihydrofolate reductase family protein: MFPEVIIHNTLSLDNAFYGFDIDLEAHYSILTSLAPDAVLVGSDTAKTGVEMFYNPIPAETKSDLKRPEKVPGDTRPVSVIVDSRGKLKGLLHIYRNLEHVRDVIVLVSETTPADYLKYLEEREYPYLMSGYDRVDLKEAVGLLGDTFGFSRIVSDSGGRLNCILIDERIASSLSIIIAPLIAGPDHRRYFEDIDSTADLRLKKTENLKNGLVHLVYDIMK; the protein is encoded by the coding sequence ATGTTTCCTGAAGTAATCATCCACAATACCCTGAGCCTCGACAATGCATTTTACGGGTTCGATATAGATCTCGAAGCCCATTACTCGATCCTTACATCCCTCGCACCCGACGCCGTCCTTGTCGGCTCGGATACGGCAAAGACAGGAGTCGAGATGTTTTATAATCCTATACCTGCAGAGACAAAATCCGATCTGAAAAGACCGGAGAAAGTCCCCGGCGACACCAGACCGGTAAGTGTCATCGTTGACAGCCGCGGAAAACTGAAAGGGCTCCTCCACATATACCGCAATCTCGAGCATGTAAGAGATGTCATTGTCCTCGTATCGGAGACGACGCCTGCCGATTATCTGAAATATCTCGAGGAGAGGGAGTACCCTTACCTGATGTCGGGTTACGACCGCGTCGACCTGAAGGAGGCCGTCGGATTGCTGGGAGACACATTCGGGTTTTCGAGGATCGTATCGGACAGCGGCGGACGGCTGAACTGCATCCTGATCGACGAAAGGATCGCGTCATCCCTGAGCATTATAATCGCACCCTTGATCGCAGGACCGGATCACAGGAGATATTTTGAAGATATCGACAGCACAGCGGACCTGAGACTAAAGAAGACGGAAAACCTGAAAAACGGACTCGTGCACCTGGTGTATGATATAATGAAATAA